The Candidatus Palauibacter soopunensis DNA window CGGCCTGCCTCGCCCGGCTCGCCTCCATTGCCGTCTGATGGGCGAGCACTTGGCCGAGGGCCGCGTTGATCCTCCCCTGGCTCAGCGAGGCCGCGACTCCGGCCTGCTGAAGGGCCGTGTTGGACAGGTTTCCGTTCGCAGTGAGGTCCGCGAACGAGCCTTGGGCGCTCTCGATGGTCCCGGCGAGCGCGGCGGCCGCGTCCAGCGCCGCGTAGTCCAGCACGCGCTGCCGGTCGGCGGCCTCGCGGGCGCGGCGGTGGTCCTCCAGCGCGCGCGTCGCGGCTTGGGGCGGAAGGTTCGCAAACAGAGCCAGGATGTCGGCGTCCGACACCCGGTCGGCGGCGTGGCGGATGGTTCTCCAGTGCCGCGTGAACGAGCGTCCGCTGCCCATCCTCCGGACGGCGTCGACCGTGCCCCGGGCCGGGCCGGTGAAGTCCGAGCGCCAGCCGAGTCCGTCGCGCACGAGGCCCACGGGATCGGCGGACAGGTCGGAAAACGGCTGGAGCAGCGCGTCGATCTCGCCCTTGGCGGCGCGCTCCATGTGGTCGAGCTGGTCTTCGAGTTCCGTAAGCTGGCGGGCCATCGACCGGATCTGGGTGACCTGGTGCGAGATCTGCGTGATCTGGTTCGCGATGATCGTGGCCCGCTGGAACCAGCTCCCGAAGTCGAACTGCGCGCTCGCGGGAGCGGCGCTGGCCAGCATCAGGAGCAGCACGAGGAAAACGGTGGCGAGGGAACGGAATCGCATGGACAAGTCCTTTCTCTTATCGGTCTGTCGGAGGGGTGGGGACGAGGACATCGGAGGTGAACCAGATGCGGAGCCTGTGGCCCGCGCGGATCGTGATCTCGGGCAGCCGGTTCAGATACCGGTCCAGCATCGAGGTGGCGCTGCTTCCAAGCCCTTGGCCGACGCCCGCTTGAAGTCCGTATGGCGAGGCTCCGGCAAGCGTGAGACCGCTCAGGACGCCGACCGCCCCGGCGGCGGCGAACGTCGAGAGGTAGCGGCGGTTCACCCGGTCGCGGAGCGCGCTCTCGCCCACCTGGTTCAGGCCGGTGAACTCAAGGTCGATCCAGCTTCCATCGGGCAGCAGCAATCGGTGGAACGAGACGGCGAGACGGCTCTGGTCGCGGTTCTGGACGGCCTGGGCCGTGCCGACGACGCGCGCGCCGCGCGGGATTAGCACCCGCTGGCGGTCCGCCGAATACAGCGGCGCAGACACCATGGCGAGCACCGGGCCGGGGAACTCGCCCGAGAGTTGGGTGATGAGCACCGCGTCGAGGAACGTGCCCTCGTGGATCCGCTCCCAGCCCGGCGGGTCAACCGGCCGGACCAAACGGCCGGGCTCGGCGGTGCGTGGCACGGAGGGAACGTCCGCCTGCGGTGCCGGGCCTCCGACTCCGGGCGCAAACCCTCCGGCGGCCAGCCCGACCGCCATCTCGGCCTCAAGGGCGGCAAGGGACTGCCCGAGGGACGCAAGCGCCCCGTCGAGTGCCGCGTCGGGAGACTCGGACGCCACGGGAGACGCGGCCGCGTCCGGGGGTCCGTTCGGATCCCGGTGCGACTGCGCGACGGGAAACGAGCGGAGCGAGCGCGTCCTGCGCTCGATCTCCTCCAGCCGGAGCGCCTCGCGAAGCTCGAACTCGGCACGGCCCATGCCGGTGATCCGACCGCCTCCGCCGGCATCTGTTCCTGCGGATCCCGTGCCCGAGGCGGGTCCGCCCTCCCGGTCGGCCGGATCGTCGCGCGACTCGGCGGCGGCCCGTTGCGTCTCGCGCGCCGTCTCGTCGCGGATGCCCTCGTCGAGCGACCGGCCCTCGCGGTCGTTCAACGCCCGCGGCTGCGCCGGCGCTCCGGCGGCGGCCTCATCTTCGCCGGGACCCGCGAGCGACGACGAGAACAGCAGTCCGGCGACGAGCACGGCGATCAGGACGACCCCCGCCTTCGTGACCATGCCGCCCGGAAGCGCGCCCTTCGGCTCCTTCACCACCTGCTTCCAGCGGATCATTTCGAGCCCTCCCGGGGCTCGAACCGCCACCGCACCTGCTTGTCGCCGATCCGGAGCCAGCCGTCGCCGAGAACGCGGCGCGCGACGTAGAGGCCGTCCTCGGTGAGATCGAACGCGACCAGGCTCGGCTCGCCGTCCCGGAGTTCGTAGAGCGCCGGAGACTCCTGTGCGCGCGAGCGGAGATAGGTGAACTCCCCGTCGTGCCACATCGCCTCGACGAGGAACGGCCGCCCGGACGCCTCCCGGTCCAGCCGGTAGTCGAACCGGAGCCGCTCGGGGTAGGAGGCACGGAATGCCTCGACCTCCTTGGTCGCCCGCTCCCGCGCCTCGGCGATCCCGGCCCCAGCTTCCTCGCGGG harbors:
- a CDS encoding TrbI/VirB10 family protein; translated protein: MIRWKQVVKEPKGALPGGMVTKAGVVLIAVLVAGLLFSSSLAGPGEDEAAAGAPAQPRALNDREGRSLDEGIRDETARETQRAAAESRDDPADREGGPASGTGSAGTDAGGGGRITGMGRAEFELREALRLEEIERRTRSLRSFPVAQSHRDPNGPPDAAASPVASESPDAALDGALASLGQSLAALEAEMAVGLAAGGFAPGVGGPAPQADVPSVPRTAEPGRLVRPVDPPGWERIHEGTFLDAVLITQLSGEFPGPVLAMVSAPLYSADRQRVLIPRGARVVGTAQAVQNRDQSRLAVSFHRLLLPDGSWIDLEFTGLNQVGESALRDRVNRRYLSTFAAAGAVGVLSGLTLAGASPYGLQAGVGQGLGSSATSMLDRYLNRLPEITIRAGHRLRIWFTSDVLVPTPPTDR